In Montipora foliosa isolate CH-2021 chromosome 9, ASM3666993v2, whole genome shotgun sequence, the DNA window gggagtaaaatgagcgcaccgtcgatctcaggtttgtcagttgaattactgttttGAGTTATCGACGTTCAATATggctactttactttactttactttattctATCAAGTGGTTGTTCTCcaccaaaaataattattatgtccTGTTAAAGGTGGGCTTGATTATGAAAGACCAAAAGTAAGAAATCTATATTTGGCGGGACAGGCGCAAATTCGTGAATGTACAGACTCATATAACCTATTCAGGTTGGTCAGGGGTCTGGTACGATATAGATGCCGGACGGGAAGCAGTTGAGGGAAGCGTCTAAGACATTTCTTATGACCCGGCCTTCGCGTATCGCTTTAACTAGGATTCCTAGGAAAAGGACTTGCTGTAGGCGATAAGTCGAGGTTGACTACTAACAGACCGTGAGTCTATTGCTACTTAGGTTGAGAGGTTTAATGGAGAACAGCGTACATTGCTGTTGAGTATGTCTTTCTGATTGTCGAGAGATTCAGACAATAAAGATAATAAGAAAGACAGGGTATAGAGAAGGGCCGACACCGATTTTCCTGATCAGGTCGTAAAACCCACAAGTTTCCTTACTGACTTAGCATACCTTGCTCAGCGATCGACTGATAACTGGCGTTAAATCCTTTTGAGGTCACATTAGCATCTGAATGGAAGATAACAGTCACATTGTTGCTTCTGGATCTGACAGGTTGAGACGAATCTGGTTTTCCATCGCCACAAAATGTCTCGATTAAAACAAGGGAACCATTTTTGTAAGTTTCCCAAACTTCGACATAGTCGCACTTGCAGCAACCACTTTGCAATTCAAAGTCCTCAAATGTGAGCAGGATGGTATGGTTCCAGGGAGCTTTGATGTGCCACTTGCATGAGGCCTTGTTGTTGTACTGCTGTGGATAGTATGGACTTGAGAAGGTTCCTTTGGGAGCCGTCAGTTCTTGCACACAAGCTGTTTAAAAGAGTGAAAAAAAGCTGTTTCGAATTCGTTGTCTCTGCTTAGGACCATCAAACGCTTAGTACTTGCTGCACCAATTTACTTATACACTGGCGCCTTCCTCGCTTCATGCGTCGGAGTAATCAAAAACAGGAAATCGTGCGACTtgtcgctctgacaaagggttAACGCTTTAAAGGTCAGCTCACAAATCTCTAGTACAGGGGGTGGTAAATTAACCTATATTTACTCGTTTGATATTAAAAGCAAATTGTCCCCCTTCACTCTACATCGACGCAATCCAACAGCTTCCCAAATACCTTTATTCATTTGCATGATGGACATGCAGAATGCTTCGTGTGGCTTCTATTGTTGTTAGGTAAAGTTTAccagtttttctctttattcGCAGAAGATTATAATAAATTGAATAAGAAAGCATTCTGATAAAACATTCTGTTCTTGATTGTTCGATGACACCACCATGCAAGTGGTCCATTGAGAACCATTCTTCAGAACAACGTACGTACCTTTGTGGAAATAGTAACAATAGTGTATCCGAGGATTGCGAAACTCGGCTCCATATGGATAGGGGAAGCTTTTCTGGTTGTGGTTATTGTCAATCTCAGTGGCATATTGAATAAACTCCATTATGTGACCTGTGTTGAGTACTTCTTGACAATGAGGTCTAAACGCAATGAGGTAAAATGGCTTCGCAGTTGGCAACTCGATGGGAACGTTATAAGATCCTGATGTATGGCAGCAAAAGAATATCTTTGTATCATCGTTATATACTCCCTCTGGAATTTCACCATTTCGGGCGTTCCTGTTTCCATTGACACCATTTTCGTCATCCCACAGCACCGACCCGCTCAGCATCCCCGCCGGGCAACTCGAGCCCTTCTGATAGATGCAGTATTGACCTTTCGGCCATGGATTCCTTGAGGCGTCGAAGGCGGTCGTCTTATCAGTTTTCATACAAAAAAACCTTATCACATCGGTCGACGAAAGCATTGCATGCAAATGTGATTGCGGGGAAATTCTTGTTTGGTTACTTTTGTCCTCTAGGTCTTGGTAAATATTTCCTTTCTTCCAGGAGAAGCCATGAGCGGGTGGACAGTTTGACTTCGGCATCGGCAAGCCGTACTGTCCCAGCGGCCACAGGACAGTACTGCAAAAAACTGCGAAGAGATGAGAACTGATTTAAGACAGTACTTAGTGCATTCACATAATGCTGTAGATATTCTTCCATGTTTGTCCGAATAgatttttcttgttcttcaGAGCAAACCCATGCTATTTTTATTTGACTGATGTGAAGGCTTTGTATAAAGGATTTGTATTTTGGTGTGTTGTTTAGGGTGACTGTTGAGCGCTCAAAAAAGAGTTCCACCCTGAACTTTTGCAAAGCAACTCTATCAATCTTTGGCTCATGCTCGAAGCTATGTAGTCTCCTACGCAGCagttctttgtgtggtcacgcaatGCTCCTCTCCACACAAACaagtggggaggagcgttgcgtgaccacacatttaacggctgcgtaggagactacaatcttggacagaataaaatggaaaaacaaactCCCATCCCCCCCAAAGCAAGGATGAAGCCACGTAAAAGCAAAACGCGCCATCTTCCCATCCTTggtttggggggaaggggggtacaaatttcccatctattttgtccaagattgaaTCTCGGACAGAATAATGGAACAGCAAACAAGCAAGGACGAAACCACGCAAAAAGCCATGTAGAAGCTATGTGACGTCAAAAGAGTATGGGTCACAAACGAGCTGACAGCAGAGGCGCTTCTTCCTCCTTGACTCGACCCGAACTCGTAAGACGTCGTGAAGCCGTAAAATTTGTTACTGAAAACTTAAGCCTCAGATTTCAAATGTGTTAAATCACGCAGCGCCTATTTTAAACACAGTATCTAAAGAGAAATCAGCAGGCCCACCATGAGCACCCGACCTACACAGCCGCACCCAAGCAATTCTCATCATGATTTTAGTTATGAACCACTCTGATCGAGCAACAATCAATGAATCTTAATTAAGTAATCGAGAAAAAGATAAATGCTTGGCTGGGATTGTGTAAGAAATCCAGTTATTtctgcaacaaaaacaaaattttgctCCTGGGATTTGCCTACATATAAATCATGAAATTTAATTGCAGTTGGTGTACATGATTGCACATGAGCTTGGCAAACATGACAGGTTTTCTTGTACCTTTTTCAGCTAAGCAGCAAAGAGCAATAATCCTGAACAGACCACAGCAAGTATCAAGGCTGTCTCGAGCTCCAATTCGCAATACCATGACTAAATCTGTAAGATATAAAGATTGTTTACGTGGGCTGCAGATCAAGTTGAGGATCACGGTTCTGTCCACTGGCGATCCGCACAGCATTGTAAAATGAGACTGGGCTTTTACGGTAAAATTCATATTATTGATCTGACCTTTCTAGTTTTACAGGCTTGATTAATCACACGCCCCCCGACAGAAAAGCTCAATGCGATGCGTTACAGTGATACAATTCTTAAATATTTCATACAAAAAGCTCTCTTGCAAGCCGATATTGTGTATATTAAACATTTATTTTCAGTTGCAATCTTTCCTTTCTGTGTAGTTATAAGTGTTAGATGGAAGTACCCTCCGACTGAAGGTACTGTTATCATGGGTTTGAAGAAATACGATTCACCTTTTTATAAGATGAATGGTCACTGTTTGACCGTAGTTTTGGATTACATCGGTTCATTGACCAGGATTAAAACACGCATCGATTACGAAGAGGCGGAGTAGTGGGAATAACAAGAAACTCTCGGTGTGCGTTTAATAGGATAAAAAAATACTAATTCAAAAACTGCAACCTTTAACGACAAAACTACCAATATCTACATTGGATTACTACTGGATTTACGACAAGATAGCAGATCTTTACAGCCGCTTGCTTCCATCAAGTAGGGGCGGCTATACACAGGCCATCAAATGACAGGAAAATTACACTCGGTGGTGACATAAGCCTTCTCAAGAAGGCTCCAGTTTCGTAACGCTTCGCACACATATACCGTATTTAAGCTGCGGAAAGCAACATGTTAATTAATTTGCCCTTTCATTCTCAaaatcgaaacgttcattctcctaactagtaccataaatttctttgttgggaaatcatgagaatttggtgctATAGCAAGATCACACTTACGCTGATAgtattcttcattctcaatacctgtctgactgacatttcattgaaattgtgaggaggaTTTACGTTTTGACTACAGGGAGTAACAGATTTAGGGTCAACGTACGTTCACCGACTTATCAGCCTGCGAGCTTATCGGGTTTATGACCAACTCACAATAACTTGCTCCCTACAACAGCTGCTTGATTGGTCAATCGACAGTCCACTGTACCGATATCGCAGAGGTCATTTGTCAAACTTTCATTCAAGTGTGTATTTTTCGGGCTTTCCTTTCTGTCCCTTCCTTACTGCTGAATAGAAGTAACGTCCAACAAACTGCGATGATCCAAGAATCTTAAAATAGTTTCGTGTTGTTTGTCAGTCTCTTTGACTACCTAAACCTCTTGTTAAGGGGGGTGGACTCTCAAATAACCATATCATCAAAGGAATACTGGTCGTCTTTCTTTGGGGTCGTCGATTGTGGTCTCATGTTGTGTAATAATACAAATGCCATATTTTTAGCTCCCAGGGTATCCTATAGAGTATCACGCGGAAGATATTAAATaggaacaaaaacaacaacaaccttcAATGTAGGTATTGCGTTTCAGTTATTGATTCGCTAGGAAATTTCAGTATTATTTTAAAGGTGGAAAAACGTATCCGTATCATATTCTACGTGGCAGACCCTAGGGTTATTGTGACAGTTTCAGAGTTTACGAGGTAAGATAACATCCACATAGAATTGActaaatacaaaaataaaataacaaattttCGTAAAATCctactagtggtctattatcaatgctgcgttctgattggttgagctactagtaggctatttgttatagcccactagtagcgaaaagcgccggcattgaaaaccaaaacaacaattaaagtctagctttaactagcgaaagatgttttgtctcgccctcatggcctctgagggCGAGACAGACATGTTTtgtctcgccctcatggcctctgagtcaatagctcattcggccttcggcctcatgggctattgactcagagcccattcgggctcgaggaataattgttaaatacacgTAATCGATACAAGGGTATTACAAATGGTGTTGAAGCGAAACCAGCTCAGAGCTCAGATGGACCGTGCCCAATGACTCTAAACATTAcattcaagggcacccaacgtcaattttcggaaaatatctgttcggaagacgatttgagatctagaattttcggaacatttgttgtaaaatttcttgcttgcctgcctgtcctaggattttcgagcccctaaaaaatggtaaaattgctcatttttaaaggattttaccctaaaaagctcacctagaatttttggggaattttcgaaaaggtacgtttagattcctataattttcggatcacttgactttcagctaggaaatccgaacagatgacaAATTTTTagaggataaaaatatgcctatatctaccgtttatatactaaaatacaatgctatgtttaagtggttttgaactatattctcgttgggtgcccctgttacaCTGGAACAACAAAGTGTCGTTTACGAAGTACTAATTTCTTAAAGTTAAATTTCTGGTGGAAAGAACGGTAGCCTGTGTAGACGTTGCCATAAAGTACAGCCCTCATACAGTTAGCGGCACGTTTGCGTGGAAGCGTTCTTTTTATTTCCTGCGCAGTTCTCGCGATGAAGCTGAAACAAATCGCGACCTTGGAGACTGGGATGCATCCCTTCCAGCTTTTAAAGATGATTGACGAGGGTGGCGTCTCCAAGCTCATTCTCCGAGCTGTCCATGCATTCACATTGTCTGCTTGACTAAACCATCCTGAACAGCAAAAAAAGGTAATCGTCGATTAGTAGCTGAAGGTCTTAATTATTGAAAAAGTTTGCTAACAGGCGACTAATAAGATAATCATTCAACAATTCAAACGAACTGCTGGTCAGCAGACATTCCACTAAACAGCAACAGCACTGCAATTCCATTCATGTTCTTTTGATTTCTCTAGAGGACGCCTGGGGCCTTCCAGATGCATTACACATCTGTTTGTTATTGTCAGTATGACATAAACACGAGATGCAGTTGAGTTTTGCCTGCCATAAATTAAATCCGAaatcttgtaaaaaaaatagaCACTCTTAACTTCACACGTTTAATTCGTGTGAGTTTCACGCATGCCGGGCTCATTTTTTCATCATATATAATGGGCGTCCTTGAAGTTCTTCATTAAAATACGGCCAATGATCGTAACTCTTTGTAATTGTAcgtgaatttattttacatcTCCAACTTTTCGTTATTTGGTTTTTATGACAACTGGAAACTTTATCATCGCAATTATCACGTGAGCATAGTCCAATGGTAGCCTCCTTTGCAGCAGTTTTTTGTGTCGGTCCCATTCTCCCTCCTCACATTGTcttatagctcagtggtagagcatcttATCTAGTTTTCGGAAAGTCAGACGTTTGACTTCAATTAGGACTGAGTAGTCGGATTTTTCCGGGTATCCTAGAAGAATCATGATGTGTTTACTTTCTGGGTTTTCGAGTTTTTCCATCAAGGTGACTCCACTCGTACTATGCGCGCTGTTTAACAATATGAACGACCTAAGAACAGTGAAAACGAATCGAATTGAATCGGCCCGTAACTTGAGGTCCGTGCTGTGACATCAAGACAGCTAGATAACGTAAGGTCTTCTTAAATAATCGAATTCGAGGATTTGGGTTCCCCTCTTTTtcgaaagaaataaaacaacaaaacctGCGTACCCTTCATAAACAGGATTGCTTGATTCGGCTTCCGTTGTAATGTCGTCCATGCTGATATGAAGACAAATACAAAAGATTCAAGTTGCTAAACAATATTACTTTACACAATAATTAAcgattattccatgagcgcgcgttggatatgagaagGTAATAGCCGActcgtagcgccgagttggctataaccagtctcatgtCCAACAAGCTCGAATGGAATAATCGTGTTATTAGATTTCcattaaattctgaacacttggacacttggaaattaaatccaatcagtttccagcttgaCAACACTTGATGTGATCGTcataaggtatatgagctgataaccgacattgaatgaaccaatcagacaGCTATAAACGCAATTGCAATATCCGAGGTAGGAAATTTAGTAATAGCGTATATTCCGGCAGAACGTAGAGAAAGCATGTAGGTAAAGACCAGAGGAAAAGAAAAGACAGCCCATAAAATAGAAGATCAGAGCGCACTTGCTGTTCGTGCAGGTGGTTCGGAAATTC includes these proteins:
- the LOC137970088 gene encoding uncharacterized protein isoform X3, with amino-acid sequence MVLRIGARDSLDTCCGLFRIIALCCLAEKVFCSTVLWPLGQYGLPMPKSNCPPAHGFSWKKGNIYQDLEDKSNQTRISPQSHLHAMLSSTDVIRFFCMKTDKTTAFDASRNPWPKGQYCIYQKGSSCPAGMLSGSVLWDDENGVNGNRNARNGEIPEGVYNDDTKIFFCCHTSGSYNVPIELPTAKPFYLIAFRPHCQEVLNTGHIMEFIQYATEIDNNHNQKSFPYPYGAEFRNPRIHYCYYFHKACVQELTAPKGTFSSPYYPQQYNNKASCKWHIKAPWNHTILLTFEDFELQSGCCKCDYVEVWETYKNGSLVLIETFCGDGKPDSSQPVRSRSNNVTVIFHSDANVTSKGFNASYQSIAEQVFQPTSISSLATTNNNETGKTTMPPSTTTTTTTAAAIISRSEETSTSKVTHKDTIPTESPPSSTPAADPTTRDSTDQAEIISEAREENIRDARVRGNETKVNAVNVIVGVVSVLIVQVGVIALIRYCRQRRNENQDQDPGRFSVIYSNPDMKKESVADINLSSTEVIIMENKNILERDLPKGSRESNAYEEVKDTKNPLYSRELSEFPNIYDELRNVNDSLKTGGTENKNARRKNNPVYESTENKNPRRKDNPAYESVDITLLNKQVQLP
- the LOC137970088 gene encoding uncharacterized protein isoform X2, giving the protein MLCGSPVDRTVILNLICSPRKQSLYLTDLVMVLRIGARDSLDTCCGLFRIIALCCLAEKVFCSTVLWPLGQYGLPMPKSNCPPAHGFSWKKGNIYQDLEDKSNQTRISPQSHLHAMLSSTDVIRFFCMKTDKTTAFDASRNPWPKGQYCIYQKGSSCPAGMLSGSVLWDDENGVNGNRNARNGEIPEGVYNDDTKIFFCCHTSGSYNVPIELPTAKPFYLIAFRPHCQEVLNTGHIMEFIQYATEIDNNHNQKSFPYPYGAEFRNPRIHYCYYFHKACVQELTAPKGTFSSPYYPQQYNNKASCKWHIKAPWNHTILLTFEDFELQSGCCKCDYVEVWETYKNGSLVLIETFCGDGKPDSSQPVRSRSNNVTVIFHSDANVTSKGFNASYQSIAEQVFQPTSISSLATTNNNETGKTTMPPSTTTTTTTAAAIISRSEETSTSKVTHKDTIPTESPPSSTPAADPTTRDSTDQAEIISEAREENIRDARVRGNETKVNAVNVIVGVVSVLIVQVGVIALIRYCRQRNENQDQDPGRFSVIYSNPDMKKESVADINLSSTEVIIMENKNILERDLPKGSRESNAYEEVKDTKNPLYSRELSEFPNIYDELRNVNDSLKTGGTENKNARRKNNPVYESTENKNPRRKDNPAYESVDITLLNKQVQLP
- the LOC137970088 gene encoding uncharacterized protein isoform X1 — its product is MLCGSPVDRTVILNLICSPRKQSLYLTDLVMVLRIGARDSLDTCCGLFRIIALCCLAEKVFCSTVLWPLGQYGLPMPKSNCPPAHGFSWKKGNIYQDLEDKSNQTRISPQSHLHAMLSSTDVIRFFCMKTDKTTAFDASRNPWPKGQYCIYQKGSSCPAGMLSGSVLWDDENGVNGNRNARNGEIPEGVYNDDTKIFFCCHTSGSYNVPIELPTAKPFYLIAFRPHCQEVLNTGHIMEFIQYATEIDNNHNQKSFPYPYGAEFRNPRIHYCYYFHKACVQELTAPKGTFSSPYYPQQYNNKASCKWHIKAPWNHTILLTFEDFELQSGCCKCDYVEVWETYKNGSLVLIETFCGDGKPDSSQPVRSRSNNVTVIFHSDANVTSKGFNASYQSIAEQVFQPTSISSLATTNNNETGKTTMPPSTTTTTTTAAAIISRSEETSTSKVTHKDTIPTESPPSSTPAADPTTRDSTDQAEIISEAREENIRDARVRGNETKVNAVNVIVGVVSVLIVQVGVIALIRYCRQRRNENQDQDPGRFSVIYSNPDMKKESVADINLSSTEVIIMENKNILERDLPKGSRESNAYEEVKDTKNPLYSRELSEFPNIYDELRNVNDSLKTGGTENKNARRKNNPVYESTENKNPRRKDNPAYESVDITLLNKQVQLP